Proteins encoded by one window of Culicoides brevitarsis isolate CSIRO-B50_1 chromosome 2, AGI_CSIRO_Cbre_v1, whole genome shotgun sequence:
- the LOC134830015 gene encoding SWI/SNF-related matrix-associated actin-dependent regulator of chromatin subfamily B member 1, translating to MSVRTYGDKPVSFQLEEGGEYYYVGSEVGNYMRLFRGLLYKRYPGMTRITLSNEQRKKLIDSGISSHMLASSVSLLKANEVEDIIAGNDEKYKAVAVHTSEPTIQRESKSKKQPPWAPTMPNSSHHLDAVPQPTAINRNRVYQKKIRTFPMCFDDTDPTINLENASQQEVLVPIRLDMELEGQKLRDTFTWNKNECMISPEQFAEVLCDDLDLNPLTFIPAIAAAIRQQVEAFPSENLLEDSCDQRVIIKLNIHVGNTSLVDQIEWDMSEKDNNPEEFAVKLCAELGLGGEFVTAIAYSIRGQLSWHQRTYAFSEAPLSTVDVPFRVISDSWAPFLETLTDAEMEKKIRDQDRNTRRMRRLANTTPGW from the exons ATGTCTGTTCGCACATACGGAGATAAGCCCGTAAGCTTCCAACTCGAGGAAGGAGGAGAATATTATTATGTCGGTTCTGAG GTTGGAAATTACATGCGTCTCTTCCGAGGGCTTTTATATAAACGTTATCCTGGCATGACTCGAATCACGCTTTCGAACGAGCAACGCAAAAAACTAATTGACTCCGGCATTTCGAGTCATATGCTTGCCAGTTCTGTGTCGTTGTTGAAAGCGAATGAAGTTGAAGATATCATCGCTGGAAATGACGAAAAGTATAAAGCTGTTGCAGTTCATACAAGTGAACCAACAATTCAACGCGAAAGTAAATCAAAGAAACAACCTCCATGGGCGCCTACAATGCCAAATTCGAGTCATCATTTGGATGCGGTGCCTCAACCGACAGCGATTAACAGAAATCGTGTTTATCAGAAGAAAATTCGAACGTTCCCCATGTGCTTCGATGACACTGATCCAAcgataaatttggaaaatgcAAGTCAACAGGAAGTTTTGGTGCCAATTCGATTGGATATGGAGCTCGAAGGTCAAAAATTACGCGATACTTTCACTTGGAACAAAAACGAATGCATGATTTCGCCCGAGCAATTTGCTGAAGTGTTGTGTGATGACTTAGATTTGAACCCGTTGACATTCATACCGGCAATTGCAGCAGCAATTCGTCAACAAGTCGAAGCTTTTCCATCGGAAAATCTCTTAGAAGACAGTTGCGATCAACGAGTCAtcataaaattgaacattCATGTCGGCAATACATCGTTGGTCGATCAAATCGAATGGGATATGAGCGAAAAAGACAACAATCCCGAAGAATTTGCCGTTAAATTGTGTGCTGAACTCGGATTAGGCGGAGAATTCGTAACAGCAATTGCATATTCGATTCGAGGACAATTGTCGTGGCATCAACGCACCTACGCCTTCAGTGAGGCTCCATTATCGACAGTTGACGTACCATTCCGTGTCATTAGCGATTCATGGGCTCCGTTCTTGGAGACATTAACTGATGCCGAAATGGAGAAGAAAATCCGCGATCAAGATCGTAATACGCGACGAATGCGTCGTTTGGCTAATACCACGCCTGGATGgtaa
- the LOC134830013 gene encoding ras-related GTP-binding protein C, whose protein sequence is MSGNKGMYAESDVGSFPKDFGYGGNFENSEFEKVCDNKPRILLMGLRRSGKSSIQKVVFHKMSPNETLFLESTNKIVKDSINNSSFVRFQIWDFPGQIDFFDPTFDSEVIFGGCNALVFVIDAQDDYIEALAKLNQTVTKAYKVNPRIKFEVFIHKVDGVSDDFKMESQRDIHQRATDDLADQGLDQIHLSFHLTSIYDHSIFEAFSKVVQKLIDQLPTLENLLNILVTNSGIEKAFLFDVVSKIYIATDSSPVDMQTYELCCDMIDVIIDLSCIYGLKGGNEMAFDSQSSSLIKLNNNTVLYLREVNKFLALVSILREDNFCRQGIIDYNFLCFKEGITKVFELREKAQQLEYVQDREDIDDDEEVDDDEDDIYMQGNHMNGESSRVVDNHNDGAILA, encoded by the exons ATGTCGGGAAATAAGGGAATGTACGCGGAGAGCGACGTGGGTTCATTCCCGAAGGATTTCGGATATGGGGGAAACTTTGAAAACTCGGAGTTTGAAAAGGTTTGCGATAATAAACCGAGAATACTTTTAATGGGATTGAG GCGTTCTGGCAAAAGTTCGATACAGAAGGTCGTTTTTCACAAAATGTCGCCGAATGAGACGCTGTTTCTCGAGTCGACAAACAAAATTGTCAAAGATTCCATCAACAATTCGTCGTTCGTGCGCTTCCAAATTTGGGATTTTCCGGGTCAAATTGACTTTTTCGATCCAACTTTTGATTCGGAAGTCATTTTTGGCGGTTGTAATGCCCTCGTTTTCGTCATTGATGCCCAAGATGACTACATCGAGGCACTTGCGAAGCTAAATCAAACAGTTACCAAAGCCTACAAAGTAAATCCacggataaaatttgaagttttcattCACAAAGTCGATGGCGTGAGTGATGATTTCAAGATGGAATCGCAACGGGACATCCATCAACGGGCAACGGATGATCTGGCGGATCAGGGACTCGATCAAATTCATCTCAGTTTTCATCTGACTTCCATTTATGATCATTCGATCTTTGAGGCATTCTCGAAAGTCGTGCAAAAGTTAATCGATCAGTTGCCAACGttggaaaatttgttgaatattttggTGACAAATTCGGGCATCGAAAAggcttttttgtttgatgtcGTGTCGAAAATTTACATTGCCACAGATTCGTCGCCTGTTGATATGCAAACGTACGAGTTGTGTTGCGATATGATAGACGTGATCATCGACTTGTCGTGCATCTATGGGCTGAAGGGAGGCAACGAGATGGCCTTCGATTCGCAAAGTTCGAGTTTGATTAAGTTGAACAACAACACAGTGCTGTATTTGCGGGAAGTTAACAAGTTTCTCGCGTTAGTTTCGATTCTCAGAGAGGATAATTTCTGTCGacaag gaataaTCGACTACAACTTCCTCTGCTTCAAAGAGGGAATCACAAAAGTGTTTGAATTACGGGAAAAGGCTCAGCAATTGGAATATGTGCAAGATCGCGAAGACATTGATGACGACGAGGAagttgacgacgacgaagatgaCATTTACATGCAAGGAAATCACATGAACGGCGAAAGTTCGCGCGTTGTCGATAACCATAACGATGGTGCCATATTAGCATAA
- the LOC134830014 gene encoding GTPase Era, mitochondrial, producing the protein MIVRRFLFQITRNSEVLKSLPIVRAYNTSENRQKEEENLFESTLENPQRASKESPHEKLIRVAIVGVPNAGKSTLINTLAEHRICPVSSKVHTTRNFSRAICVKDNTQIVFFDTPGLVKEREIKKHHLEKSFVSAYRHSIQNADLIAVLHDVSNRFTRDTLDKSVLEALHQYPKVPSILILNKIDCLKSKRILLSLVGKLTKGYLNGEPFGDKFEKKSRRKKSAIQILDELKRQEMPKKDEEQTAENPDVENPRQKETGWDKFQQVFMVSALNGDGVPKLTDFLCSEAKNKPWLFDADTYTDRTPEELIVQSVRAKLLDFLPQEIPYSLSCAMEFYTVEKGQIFASVLITCPNKRIEKLVCGNGNGKLRQITEMITSDLIETFEAPFSLTISTKSKSKD; encoded by the exons ATGATTGTTCGacgatttttgtttcaaattacgCGAAATTCGGAGGTTTTGAAAAGCCTTCCGATCGTCAGAGCTTACAACACGAGCGAAAATCGCcaaaaagaggaagaaaatttgttcgaatCAACTTTAGAGAATCCCCAAAGAGCATCAAAAGAAAGCCCGCATGAGAAATTAATCAGAGTAGCAATTGTTGGAGTACCAAATGCAGGAAAAAGTACCCTAATAAACACTTTAGCTGAACATCGA atttGTCCCGTTTCAAGCAAAGTTCACACAACGAGAAACTTTTCACGAGCAATATGCGTAAAAGACAACACACAAATTGTATTTTTCGACACGCCAGGCTTAGTTAAGGAACGTGAGATTAAAAAACATCATTTGGAAAAGTCTTTTGTCAGCGCCTATCGTCATTCAATCCAAAATGCGGATTTAATTGCTGTTTTGCACGACGTTTCAAATCGTTTTACACGTGATACTTTGGATAAAAGTGTTTTGGAAGCTCTTCATCAATACCCCAAAGTACCGAGTAtcttaattttgaacaaaattgacTGTTTGAAGTCGAAACGCATCTTACTGAGCCTCGTTGGAAAGTTAACAAAAGGATATCTCAATGGCGAACCCTTCGGAGATAAATTCGAAAAGAAATCTCGACGCAAAAAGAgtgcaattcaaattttagacGAATTAAAGAGACAAGAAATGCCAAAAAAGGACGAAGAACAAACAGCAGAAAATCCAGATGTGGAAAATCCTCGCCAAAAAGAAACCGGATGGGATAAATTTCAACAAGTTTTCATGGTTTCCGCTCTAAATGGCGACGGCGTACCAAAATTAACGGATTTCTTGTGTTCCGAGGCGAAGAACAAACCATGGTTATTTGATGCTGACACATATACAGATCGTACCCCCGAAGAGCTCATTGTGCAAAGTGTTCGTGCTAAATTATTAGATTTCCTTCCGCAAGAAATTCCGTATTCATTGTCGTGCGCCATGGAATTTTACACTGTCGAAAAAGGACAAATTTTTGCCTCTGTCTTGATTACTTGTCCAAATAAGCGAATCGAAAAGTTGGTTTGCGGCAATGGAAATGGAAAACTAAGACAAATAACGGAAATGATCACTTCAGACTTAATTGAGACTTTTGAAGCGCCATTTTCGTTAACGATCAGTACAAAGAGTAAAAgcaaagattaa
- the LOC134830012 gene encoding adenosylhomocysteinase: protein MSKPAYKVADISLAEAGRKAIIIAENEMPGLMACREKYGPQKILKGARIAGCLHMTVQTAVLIETLTELGAEVQWSSCNIFSTQDHAAAAIAATGVPVYAWKGETDEEYLWCIEQTLVFKDGQPLNMILDDGGDLTNLVHEKYPQYIKGIKGISEETTTGVHNLYKMFKEGRLGTPAINVNDSVTKSKFDNLYGCRESLVDGIKRATDVMIAGKVCVVAGYGDVGKGCAKALRGFGGRVIVTEIDPINALQAAMEGYEVTTMDECSKEGNIFVTTTGCKDIIQGEHFLNMKDDSIVCNIGHFDCELDVSWLEKNAKEKVNIKPQVDRYLLANGRHIILLAEGRLVNLGCAHGHPSFVMSNSFTNQVLAQIELWTKSKEYPVGVYMLPKKLDEEVALLHLEKLGVKLTKLTKAQSDYLSVPQEGPFKPDHYRY from the exons ATGTCGAAGCCTGCTTACAAAGTCG ctgACATCTCTCTCGCCGAAGCGGGACGCAAAGCAATCATCATTGCCGAAAATGAGATGCCCGGATTGATGGCGTGTCGTGAAAAATACGGACCTCAAAAGATCTTGAAAGGAGCTCGAATTGCCGGTTGCTTGCACATGACGGTTCAAACTGCTGTCTTGATCGAAACCTTGACTGAGTTGGGTGCTGAG gtcCAATGGAGCAGTTGTAACATCTTCAGTACACAAGATCATGCTGCGGCGGCAATTGCTGCTACGGGAGTCCCTGTTTACGCATGGAAAGGCGAAACTGACGAAGAGTATCTTTGGTGCATTGAACAAACGCTCGTTTTCAAGGATGGTCAACCGTTGAACATGATTTTGGATGACGGCGGCGATTTAACGAATTTAGTTCACGAAAAATATCCGCAATACATCAAGGGCATCAAGGGTATCAGTGAAGAAACTACAACGGGAGTTCATAATTTGTACAAGATGTTCAAGGAAGGACGTCTTGGCACCCCGGCAATTAACGTAAATGACTCTGTAACAAAGAGCAAATTCGATAATTTGTATGGATGTCGTGAATCTCTCGTTGATGGCATCAAACGTGCAACTGACGTCATGATCGCAGGCAAAGTTTGCGTCGTCGCTGGATACGGCGATGTCGGAAAGGGATGCGCAAAGGCTCTTCGTGGCTTCGGAGGACGTGTAATTGTCACGGAAATCGATCCCATCAATGCATTACAAGCCGCCATGGAAGGTTATGAAGTCACAACGATGGATGAATGCAGCAAAGaaggaaatattttcgttACAACCACGGGATGCAAAGACATCATTCAAGgcgaacattttttgaacatgAAAGACGACTCGATCGTTTGCAACATTGGGCATTTCGATTGCGAACTCGATGTTTCGTGGTTGGAAAAGAACGCCAAAGAAAAGGTCAACATCAAACCGCAAGTCGATCGTTATTTGCTCGCCAATGGACGTCACATCATCTTACTTGCCGAAGGACGTCTCGTAAATTTGGGATGTGCTCATGGGCATCCAAGCTTCGTCATGTCAAACAGCTTCACGAATCAAGTTCTCGCCCAAATCGAGCTCTGGACCAAGAGCAAGGAATATCCCGTGGGTGTTTACATGTTGCCAAAGAAGCTCGACGAGGAAGTCGCTTTGTTGCATTTGGAGAAATTGGGCgtcaaattgacaaaattgacaaaagCTCAGTCAGACTACTTGAGTGTTCCGCAAGAAGGACCCTTCAAGCCTGATCATTATCGTTACTAA
- the LOC134830151 gene encoding type 1 phosphatidylinositol 4,5-bisphosphate 4-phosphatase, whose translation MEDTERQPLFPNRGGDDLGAAEETQTTASQVGPDELPPPYQQDVQGGGPVVTCRVCQAMIDISWKRDQHVVKCLQCNEATPIRNAPPGKKYVRCPCNCLLICKSSSQRVACPRPNCKRIINLAPSPVTPPVTMPGMCRITCGHCHDTFVFNTLTNSLARCPHCRKVSSVGPDFARLRIRLYFLFGVIFLLVGFGVTYFTLGYAASHVGMYFLYVVLFLIAALLLARMVYYAVLKVSIIEGPM comes from the exons atggaAGATACAGAACGACAACCGCTCTTCCCAAATCGAGGCGGAGATGATTTAGGAGCGGCAGAAGAAACACAAACAACAGCCTCTCAAGTAGGTCCTGATGAACTTCCGCCGCCATATCAACAAGATGTACAAGGCGGGGGGCCCGTTGTTACATGCCGCGTTTGCCAAGCGATGATTGATATTTCATGGAAACGTGATCAACACGTTGTGAAGTGTCTACAATGTAATGAAGcgacg cCAATTCGTAATGCGCCTCCGGGTAAAAAGTACGTTCGTTGCCCTTGCAATTGTCTTTTAATCTGTAAAAGCTCATCTCAACGCGTTGCATGCCCTCGACCCAATTGCAAGCGGATCATAAATCTTGCTCCATCGCCCGTTACGCCGCCTGTTACGATGCCCGGCATGTGTCGTATTACTTGTGGTCATTGTCATGACACTTTTgtg ttcaatacGTTAACGAATTCGTTAGCAAGATGTCCCCATTGTCGCAAAGTTTCGTCTGTGGGTCCTGATTTTGCACGTCTCCGAATTAGACTTTACTTTTTGTTTGGTGTTATTTTCTTATTGGTTGGATTTGGTGTCACATACTTCACATTAGGATATGCTGCG TCCCATGTTGGCATGTATTTCCTCTATGTTGTCTTGTTTTTGATTGCTGCTCTTCTGCTAGCGAGAATGGTCTATTACGCTGTCTTAAAAGTCTCCATTAtagaag gGCCTATGTAA
- the LOC134829745 gene encoding BTB/POZ domain-containing protein 17, producing the protein MQNSEPREFSVVEMNNSSSVLHKIANLYAEQLMSDLIIKVGNNTYPAHRVILCASSEVFQVMLMNPEWNEWSKTVIELKEDPVCYPVFPSFLEYLYKGKINVSLDTCLPILSLADKYNIKDLVQLCLDYMFKHIAAAAKHGCFISWLSYGWCQPFHRDLAEELQRFLKWNLKIVADSKDFLDLDINILIMLLQQNDLVIESEFLLFEYVQKWVLARQEQIFTEYSLADEEKRREVAYITETVMKHIRFPMMSPAEVSHILQEEPVAKQNPKLFMEFVTHAMSFHAGFDSSKSHSANDLKYTPRLYTSDQFCVSIVVPEFEKVEDYKSIASNFFSQVSLQESQQTDQTIAWEIDFFPRGVRFNAAKLINIYATADIPETILKTVRCRITCREKLTEDKKFMIGVLITGIQGRIPYCKTVYVRVQYFSQEENVLIIDNLLPYEELELSSVNLSPYLVSNNRDTLDLSVIIIPLSDLSCSVAPKFEID; encoded by the exons ATGCAAAATAGTGAGCCAAGGGAGTTTTCGGTTGTCGAGATGAATAA CTCAAGTAGCGTTTTGCACAAAATAGCGAACCTTTATGCGGAACAGTTGATGTCGGATTTGATCATAAAGGTTGGAAATAACACGTATCCCGCTCATCGAGTCATTTTGTGTGCAAGTAGCGAAGTGTTTCAAGTCATGTTGATGAATCCCGAATGGAATGAATGGAGCAAAACGGTTATTGAGTTGAAAGAGGATCCTGTGTGTTATCCCGTCTTCCCCAGTTTCCTCGAGTACTTGTACAAAGGCAAAATAAATGTGTCGCTCGACACTTGTCTCCCCATTTTATCGCTCGCTGACAAATACAACATCAAGGATTTGGTTCAGCTGTGTCTGGATTACATGTTTAAGCACATCGCAGCCGCAGCGAAACACGGTTGCTTCATTTCGTGGCTCAGTTATGGATGGTGTCAACCTTTTCATCGCGATCTCGCCGAAGAATTACAACGTTTCCTCAAATGGAACTTGAAAATAGTCGCTGACTCCAAAGATTTCCTCGATCTCGACATCAACATTCTCATTATGTTGCTTCAGCAGAACGATCTTGTCATCGAAAGTGAATTTCTGCTCTTTGAATATGTGCAAAAATGGGTGTTGGCACGTCAAGAACAAATTTTCACGGAATATTCGCTCGCTGATGAGGAAAAACGACGTGAAGTTGCTTACATTACGGAAACCGTGATGAAACACATTCGTTTTCCGATGATGTCGCCCGCCGAAGTTTCGCACATTTTACAAGAAGAACCCGTTGCCAAACAAAATCCGAAACTTTTCATGGAATTCGTTACGCATGCCATGAGTTTCCATGCCGGATTCGATTCAAGCAAATCCCATTCGGCAAATGACTTGAAATACACTCCGCGTCTCTACACAAGCGATCAATTCTGCGTGAGCATCGTTGTTCCTGAATTCGAAAAAGTCGAAGATTACAAAAGCATCGCTTCCAACTTTTTCTCGCAAGTTTCGTTACAAGAATCGCAACAAACGGATCAAACCATCGCAtgggaaattgatttttttcctcgtggCGTGAGATTCAACGCTGCCAAACTCATCAATATCTACGCAACAGCCGATATTCCCGAAACGATCCTCAAAACGGTGCGTTGTCGAATCACATGTCGCGAAAAACTCACGGAAGACAAGAAATTCATGATTGGAGTTTTAATTACGGGCATTCAAGGAAGGATCCCGTATTGCAAGACAGTCTATGTGAGAGTTCAGTATTTTTCGCAGGAGGAAAATGTCTTGATTATCGACAATTTATTGCCATATGAAGAGCTCGAACTGAGTTCTGTCAACTTGAGCCCCTATCTGGTCAGCAACAATCGCGATACTCTCGATTTGTCAGTCATCATTATTCCGTTGAGTGATTTGTCGTGCAGCGTCGCTCCCAAATTCGAGATTGATTAA